The region ATGAAAGATACACGATCTTTGTTGCTGTTCCTATAACCGGGATATGTGATATACCTCTGTGGGAAAAGATTTTTGTGTAGGGATACCATACGAATCTAAGGAAACCCCATCTCCTGTTAGGCTTTGAGTGGTATATATCGTTATCTGGTGACAGGAAGAATGTTCCTATGATATACCCTGAGATGAAACCTTCAAAGCTTACAGGATTGAGATAATAGACAGCTCCAGGAAGAAAAAGGAGGTTTATGATCTCATGTGTTCTTCCTGAAGCCAACTTTGTTCCTTTATTGGGTTACTTCCATAACAAAGAAGTCTGCTCTTCTGTTTGTGAACCTGTTAAGCCATGTTTTGTTATCAACAAGGTAGTTTTCTTTTCCTCTTCCCACAATCTCTATCCTTTCCGCTGGAATACCCTGCTTTATCAGGTACTCTTTAACAGCAAGGGCTCTCTTGTATGCAAGCCTGTCATTGTAGCTTTTTGATCCTATAGAGTCAGTATATCCAACTATCTTAACCTTCAGATTTGGTTTTGATTTCAGGTACTTTGATATCACATTTAGATATGGAAGATACTCTTTCTTTATCTGGTATTTATCAAACTCAAAATGTATTCTGGCGTGAAGCTTTAATGGATAGTAACCTTCAAACTGTTCTTCTATAATCTCCCTTTCCTTTTCCACCTTCTTTTCTGGAGTTTTTCTCTCTTCAAGTTTTGCTACCTTTTCCCCTTCTGGAACAAAAGGGTCAGTTCCCTGTTCTATCTCCTGATAGCATGGAATCCCGTCTTTATCAACATCACTGTAAACCTTGTTTCTGGCTATAGAAACGTACTTTCTTGCCTTATTGAGGTATGTTATCTGGTCCACCTTGCTTATATGTACCGTTTTTTCCACATTTTCATTGGGGTCTATATACTCAAGACCGTCCACAGCATCTATATAAGACTCTGCAATAGCTATATCCTTAGGTGCGCACTCAACAACATGAAGTTTGTAAAGCTGGTTTATTTTATCCTTTATAGATGAGAGTTTGATCTCTGTTTCCTTCTCCCATGGCTTTTTTACTTCTTCTGTCTTTTTTGCACAGGAACCGAAAATTAGTGAAACACCTATAACAGCTGAGATAAAGGCGGTTTTCTTCTTCATTTTTAATTCCCCCCGAACCTTTTAGACATCGCTTTCAAGGACCATTCTATAGATTTGAGAGCTGCAGCATTTCCAGCCTCAAGGTTGAGTTTTGATGTTTCTTCTCTTGCTATCATATAGTACGCTTCAGCTTTGTAATACTCGTAAGGTGCCACTTCAGGACATCCACTCTCAAAAGCTGATTTTAATGAGTTCTGAGCTTCATCTAAAAGTTCCGTTGTTGTTACCTCCCCACTGTACGACGCAACTGTGAAAAAGATCACAGAAAGCAGAGCTATAAAAAATCTCATTATTCCCTCCTGCTGTATTTGTATAAATTAATTTTCGGAATATATCTTTATTATAATTAGCTAAATGATACAATTATTTTAATACTAAATCTAAACGAGAGGTAAGTAATGTTCAAGTCCATAGTTTCAAAACTTAAAGAGGGACTTTCAAAAACAAAGAAGCAGATATCTGACAGCTTCAATCTCATATCTTTTGGAAGAAAGATAGATGAGTCCCTCTTTGAAGATATAGAGATGGTTCTTCTTAAGGCTGATGTAGGCCTTAAAGCTACAGAAGAGATAATCCAGTTTCTCAGGGAAGAGAGTAAAAAAAGGAAGATAACAGAAGGAGAAGATCTTAAAGAGCTTCTAAAGGAAAAACTTTACGAGATACTGAAAAAATGCGAGGGAAAACTTGAACTTGGGGATCAGAAACCTGCGGTTATTCTGTTTTTAGGTATAAACGGTAGTGGAAAAACGACAACAATTGGGAAGCTGGCATCACAGTTTGTTCAGGAAGGAAAATCTGTTGTTCTTGCAGCAGCAGATACTTTCAGGGCTGCAGCTATAGATCAGCTTGAGGTATGGGCTGAAAGATCTGGAGCAAGGATTGTTAAACATACACAGGGTGCTGATCCTTCAGCAGTTGTTTATGATGCTGTAAACTCTGCAAAAAGCAGGGGAGACGATATAGTACTGATTGATACTGCAGGAAGGCTTCATACAAAGGAACATCTTATGAAAGAGCTACAGAAGATAAAAAGAACGATAAAAAAACTTATGCCTGATCAGCCTGTTGAGACCATACTTGTCCTTGATGGAACAATAGGTCAGAACTCAATAAACCAGGCAAAAACATTTAAAGAATCAACGGATGTAACAGGTATAGTTATAACAAAGTTAGACGGAACTGCAAAAGGTGGGGCCATAATACCTATCTGTCAGGAACTCTGCATTCCTGTTAAGTTTATAGGTGTTGGAGAGGATATAGAGGATCTTCAGCCTTTTGATGCTAAAAACTTTGTTGATGCACTTTTTGATTAATCCACCTTTATGACATATCCCCCTCTACGGGGGTCTCCTGCACCTTCAAAATCACCTGTTACAGCCTGAACGCCACCAAAGAAGAGATTTATATCTTCAAACACAACAGTTTCATAATACCTTTCTAAATTTTTGATGACCTCTTTTTTAAACCCAGGTTCAAGGAATACTGTATGGTTTTCAAAATGTATTCTCGGCAGGGAAACAGCTTCCTGAACGGTTTTATTAAATACAGTGTAATTGATAATACAGTTAAGTATGGCACTCCTTATCCTGTTGCTTCCTGCACTTCCGAGAACAAGTCTGATCTTATCATCTTTCATAACAACTGTAGGGGACATCATTGAAGGTAGCCTCAGATATGGATCCCATCTGAAAAATCCTTCAGGGTTTAGATCTTCTTCTCCAAGCATATTGTTTAGCATTATTCCCGTTCCGGGGATAATATAACCTGAGCCTTCACCGTTTGTTGTTGTTACACTTACAGCATTTCCATCTCTGTCTATAATGGATATATGTGTCGTGTTTCCCCACAGATTTAGTCTCTTTCTGAAGAATTTTTTGTAGCTCTCAAATAGTGATCTGTCCTCTATGATAAGCTCAAGCTCTTTTTTATGTATATTTCTGTCTATATGTTCCCTTCTGAACAACTGTGTTGTGTGCATGGCTTCAACAATTGATGATATATGTTTTAAAGATCCAAAACTGCCAAGTTCTGTATCTTCAAGTAGTTTTAATGTAAATGCTATGAGAAGGCCTCCTGCTGATGGAGGGCTGTTTGTGAATATATCGTGATCTCTGAATCTGAAAAAAACAGGATCCTTCTCATCAACTTTGTATCTCCTGAGATCTTCCCTTCTTAAAAGTCCGCCATTTTCTAATGATAGCTTTTCAATCCTTTCAGCTATCTCACCTTCATAAAAGATCCATGATCCTTCTTTTGAGAAAGCCCTTAAAAAATCTGCATAATCTGGATTTCTGTATAATGTTTTTTCATCTATAAGCTTTCCATTTACCGTGTATATCCTTCTTGATTCTTCTGTTGCAGTAAATATAGGTTCAAGAAGTTTTACAAAGGAAGCCTGCATCTTTGAAAGGTATATACCTTCTTCAGCATATCTGACGGCAGGTTTTATTAGCTTTTCGAGAGGCATACTGCATCTTTCTCTGTATATCTGGTATATACCTGCTACCATTCCTGGAATAGCTACAGATCCGCACCCTATGTGAAACTCCTGGACGGCAGATCCAAAATCAACATAGACAGGATAAAAATCAGGATTATCAATCCTTTTTGGTGGAACGTCAACAAAGAAATCATAAATGAGAGGATACATTCCCTTTTCTACAGCTAAAAGGAAACCTCCACCGCCAAGACTTGTTAGGGCAGGTTCTGCTAAAGGTGCTGATAGAAGGGAGGCTACCGCAGCATCAAAGGCATTCCCACCAGCTCTGAGTATCTCTGCTCCGGCCTCTGCTGTCAGTTTATCACCTGCTGCTATAATACCTTTCATTCTATAAAACCGAATCTCTCAAGCTCTTTTATACTTCCTTTTTTCCTGTATTCTTCTATCATCATCTGTGATATACTCTTTTTCCCAATAATATCTGAAAGCTTTTCCATCCTTTTCTCAGTTCCAAGTTCTTTCAGTATGTCCGTTTTTTTAAGCTCCTTTATTATATCAGCAATTCTTTTCTTTATTTGAACTGTCCCTTCTCTGTACAGAAATCTTCCCTCCACAGAGTATCTTGTAGCATTCCATTTGTTCTGCTTTAAAATCTGATGGAAGTATCTCTCACCTGAAGAAAAACTGCTATAAAAACAGACAGCCTGAAAGAGGGTTGCTATGAACTCAATCCTCTCCATATCAGGGTTTGAATCACAAACTCTCAGTTCTACAGTACCAAAGTCTGGATGTATTCTGACATCCCACCATATATCCTTTATTGATTGAATAAATCCGTTTTCAAGTAGGGTGAAGTAAAGCTTCTCAAAATCTGAGTAACTATCAAAATACTCAGGAATTCCTGCTCTGGGCAGCTGTTCAAATATCTTTGTTCTGAATGAGTTTAAACCTGTAAACTCTCCGAGGAAAAATGGAGAGCTTGTTGATACAGCCAAAAAGAGGGGAAGATTGTTAAGTGTTTCGTTGTAGGCTTTAATGGCCATCTCCTTTTCAGGAAATCCCACATGTATGTGCAGGCCATATATAAGAAACTGCTTCAGTAATATCTGGAACTCTTCAAGGAGTTTAAGGTATCTGTCCTTTGCTGTTATATGTATAGTTTCCTTTTTCGCAAAAACATGTGTTCCAAGAGCTGCCGAACGAAATCCATAATCCTCCCCTATAAGATCTATCTCCTTCACTGCATTTTTTATGTGGGATACAGCTTCTTCAGGTGTCTCACATACAGGGGTTACTATCTCAACCATTGATGTCAGAAGTTCTGGATGGAGAAGTTTCTTTAATCCCTCAGATGCGTTACTGAACACAATCTCAGAACTTTCTGAAAGTTCAAAACTACCCCTGTCAACAAGCTGTATCTCAAGCTCTATACCGACTGTGAATGGTTTTGAAGATCTAAAATCAAGTTTCACCTTCAGTTCTCTCCACTTTTAATCTTAAACCTTTAACTGATACAACCTTAACATTTTCTCCTTTCTTTATCGGCTCTTCTGAGTACGCATTCCATATTTCTCCTGCTATAAAAACCTTTCCTTCTGGGTCTATATCAGTTTCAGCCTTACCTATCATACCTATCATACCTTCCATACCCGTTTCCGTTTTTCTCCTCTGGGCTTTCAGACCTAAGTATGCCACTGTTAAGAAAAAGAGAGCACTGAAAGCAACGACAGGTATTATTATCTTCAGGGATATATCCCCGTATGGAGAGTCTGGGTCTGTAAGGATCAAAGATCCGAAAAGTATGGCTATAACACCGCTCAATGCAAGTGCACCAAATGTTGGGGTTATAACCTCAAGTATGAAGAAAAGTACGCCGGCTGCTATCAGAAGAACACCAAGCCAGTTAACATCTATTATATTCAATGAGTATAAAGCGAGGAGGAGTGATATTGTTCCTAGAATACCTGGTATTAACGATCCGGGATTGTAAAGCTCAAAAAATATGCCATAAAACCCTATCATTAAAAGAAGGTATGCTACGGTCGGATTTGTAAGTATTGTTAATATTTTTTCCTTCAGGCTTTTCTCAACTTTTACTATCTTTTTATCCTTCAGGGAGATTTTTATCTCTTTACCATGTTTTTTAACCGTCCTGCCCTCTATCTTGTTTAAAAGATCGTCCAGATCTGTTGCTATAATATCAATAACATTCTTTTTCAAAGCCTCCTCAGCTGTGAGGTTTATACTCTCAGTTACCATCTTTACTATGATCTTCTCATTTCTCCCCTTTTCCTTTGCTATTCCTTTAACAAAGGCCACCATATCATTGATTATCTTCTTTTTCATGGTCTCTTCTATATCCTTCCCACCCATCTGGACCGGACTTGCAGATCCTATATTTGTTGAAGGGGACATTGCAGCTATATCCGCTGAAACTGTTATGATAGCACCTGCTGATGCAGCCCTTGATCCTGGAGGGTAAACGTATACAACAACGGGAACACTGCTGTTCATTATTGTCTTTATTATCTCTCTCATTGATGTATCAAGTCCCCCAGGTGTGTCAATCATAATTATGACAGCATCAGCCTTTTCCACTTCAGCTTTATGTATAACCCTTTTTACATAATCGGACATAACAGGTGTAACAGGGGCATTCCACTGACCTGTAACAACACCTGCCGGGCTTAATGAAAACAGAAAAAGAATAAAGGCGATTATATATCTCATTATATTTTCCTCTTTATTTATTCATTATTTATCAAATCTGTTAATAAAACAAGATAATGGCACAGTACTTGCACAGTTATATACAGGTTGATCTGAAAAACATACAAAAGACCTGTTAAAACGGGGAGCCGGAGAAGAAGGAGAGCTCGTCGCTGACACTTTTTTAGGCAGTTTCAAAAAATATGCAACTTTTTTATGCAGATAAGATTTAAGAGTTTTAAATCTTAAATAAATTTGGGGGTAGTGAGATGAGCTGTGACTACTGTATCACTCCTCACGAGTCTGTGAAGGAGATGCATTCATTTCTTACATCAATGGGGTTTAAACACACGTTTTTTGAGAGGGTTAAAAGGCAGGGAGCTATCTGTTACTTTGGTGAACAGGGAAGATGCTGTACCCTCTGTCCTGATGGTCCTTGCAGAATAAAAAGGAGAGCACCTAAGGGTAAATGCGGAATTGATGCTGACGGTCTTGCTGCAAGAAATCTTTTAAGACTTGTTAATCAGGGGGGAGCAGCTTATACACATGATTTTAAAACAACACTTAAAACATTAAAGGCTATAGCTGAAGGAAAAAGTCCTTTCAGAGTGTCTGACAGAAATAAACTTCTGTGGTTTGCAGGTTCTTTAGGTCTTGATACAGAAGGGACAGATGAGGAGATAATAGGAAGACTTGCAGACTTCCTTGAGAGGGAGTTTATGAAGGATCTAAACGAACCTTTAACACTTATTGAGAAACTTGCTCCGGAAAGCAGGGTGGAAATATGGAAAAGTTTAGGGATCATTCCTGGAGGGTATATCTTTGAAAGTCATGAGGCATCGGCAAAGGTGATGCCCAATATTGATACGGATTATATAGATCTTGCACTTACATCCCTGAGACTTGGATTGTCTGCAGGATTTTTAGCAAATATAGCAACAACCGTTATAAGGGATATTATCTTTGGCTCTCCTGACATAACGGAAGGCTATGCTGATATAGGTGTTCTTGATAAGGACTATGTGAATATTGTGGTTCACGGTCATGTCCCGTGGATGGGAAGTATTGTAGCTAAAAAGGCAAAAACGGCAAAATTCCAGAATATAGCAAGATCTGCAGGGGCTAAAGGAATAAAAGTTTACGGAAGTCTGTGTACAGGTCAGGAGCTTCTCCAGAGACCTGAAACAGCAAAGTATCTTGACGGTCAGGTTGGAAACTGGCTCACACAGGAGTTTGTTGCAGCAACAGGGGCTGTTGATGCTTTTCTTATGGATAAAAACTGTGCTGCTCCAGGAATGGCAAATCTTGTCCAGAGCTTGAAGCTCCACACAAAGCTGATACCTGTCAGTTCCGTTGTCAGACTTAAAGATGTAGAGGCAAGGTCTGATTTTATGTACGATCCTGTAAAAGCTGAAGAGCAGGCTGAAAGACTGATTATGGAAGCTATAGATGCGTACAAAAATAGAAGAAAAACTTACAAAATACATATACCTGAGAGGAAAACACATTATATAGCAGGATTTGGTATTGAGAGCATTCTGAAAGTTTTAGGTGGAACACCTGATCCTCTTTTTGAGGCTATTCAGGATGGAACAATAAAGGGTGTTGTCGGTCTTGTGAGCTGTACAACTATGAAGAACGGACATGGAACATTCACATACGATTTTGTAAAGGAACTTCTTAAAAGGGACATACTTGTTCTTATAGCTGGATGTGCTTCCTCTCTTGCACAGGTTGAAGGTTTCACAAACTCAAAAGGTAGAAAGGAGTTTGCTGGACCGGGATTGAGAGCTTTATGTGAGGCCCTTGATATTCCGCCTGTACTTAACTTCGGTTCATGTCTTGATACAGGAAGAATGGCACTGCTCATAATAGCCCTGTCTGAATATCTTGGTGTTGATCCAAGTGCTCTTCCTGTTGTAGCTGCTGCCCCTGAGTATTACAACAACGATGCTCTTATTGACGGTCTGCTGGCTGTATCTCTTGGAATAAACACCTATGTTAACCCTGTCCCGCCTATAGTTGGGGGACCTGGATTTACAAGACTTTTAACAAGAGATCTTGAAAATCTTCTCGGTGCGAGGTTTATGGTTGAGCCTGATGCTGTTAAAGCTGCCCAGATGATAGAGGAGGAATTGATAAGAAAGGTATCCTGATATATGTAGCCCGAAAGGGCTACTCTCTTTCTCCAAATATGGCTGTTCCTATTCTTACTATCGTTGCTCCCTCTTCAACAGCAACATCAAAGTCATGTGACATTCCCATTGAGAGATGTGGAAGCTTTACGCCAAAATCTCTTTCAAGTTTTTCTTTCATCTCCCTGAGTCTTACAAAATAAGGTCTAGATCTCTCCTTATCTTCAAAATATGGGGGTATACACATCAGACCTAGTATTCTAATGTTCTCCTTTTTTATTGAGTACTCAAAAAGCTTTTCAAGATTTTCAGGTTTTACACCGTATTTTGTTTCTTCCTCTCCTATATTTACCTCAATGAGAACATCCTGTTTCTTTCCTATTTTTCTTGCTCTCTTATCTAACTCGTCGGCAAGGGATTCCCTGTCAAGTGAGTGAATAAGCTCAAAGTATCTGACAGCGTATTTTGCTTTGTTTGTCTGGAGACCTCCTATAAGATGCCAGTGAATATCCCTAATCTCCTTTAACTGCTCTATCTTTTTTATACCTTCCTGAACCCTGTTCTCACCAAAATACCTAACACCTGCTTCGTAAGCCTCCTTTATCTTTTCAACAGGCTGTGTTTTTGATGCTGCAAGAAGTATAATCTCTTCAGGATCTCTACCTGATCTTTCAGCTGATCTGTATATTATCTCCCTTATTCTCTCAACATTTTCCCTTATACTCATTGTTAACTCCTGTAATTAGTTTATAATAAATGATAACAGAGATAATAAGGAGGATAAAAATGGCGGCAGAAGAGTACAGAATAGAGGATGGTTTTTACTATACAAAGGAACATATGTGGGTTAAGGTTGAGGACAGCGATGCTGTGATCGGTATAACGGATTACGGACAGCACCAGCTTGGGGATATCGTTTTTGTTGAGCTTCCCTCTGTCAATCAGGAGGTTGAATCGGGAGAAAAGGTAGTATCCATTGAGTCTGTAAAGGCTGCTATAGATCTTTTCTCGCCGCTCTCAGGCAGGATCATATCTGTTAATGAGGATCTAAAGGAAGATCCAAGCCTCTTGAATACAGATCCATACGGTGAGGGATGGATATACGAGATGGAGATAAGTGATACAACCGAGCTTGAAGATCTCATGACATCAGATGATTACAGAGCTTACATACAGGAAATAGAAGCAGAAGAGGGATAGTATGAGACATTTCGTATTAACAGCTGTTGGTGAAGACAGGCCGGGTATAGTTGCAGGTATTACGAAAGTTCTGTATGAGAAGGGATTCAATATTGAAGACTCGACAATGACAAGACTGAACAACGAGTTTACCGTAATGCTGATAGTTACAACAGAGGAAGATATAACTGAGGATGAGCTGAGGGAGTCTTTTGATAAGGTTGCAAGGGAAAAGGATCTGTACATAAACGTAAAGGAGATACCCGAGGATATTTTTGAGAAAAAACATAAGGTCGGTGAGGTTTATAATATCGTTGTTTATGGGGCTGACAAACCGGGTATCGTTTACAGTGTTGCAAAGCTCCTGTCGGATAGAAATATTAACATATCAGATCTGAGAACAGAGAAAAGTAATGATCTTTATCTTTTGATAGCCCAGCTTGAGTTTCCACCTGGTATGTCAGAGGAGGAGCTGAAAGTTGATATAGAAAGGCTGAAAGAGGAGCTGAATATAGATATCTCCCTTGAAAAAGAAGAAGCTGTGGAGATGTAATGGAAAAGTTTGAGATTCTCACATACCCTGATGAGAGACTGAAAAAGGTATCAAAGCCTGTTGAAGATTTTGGAAGGGATTTTAAAGATTTTGTGGAGAGGCTTCTGTACACGATGAGGAACTCACCTGCCGGTGTTGGTATAGCAGCCCCTCAGGTAAACAGGCATATCCAGACTATAATAGTTGATGCCTCAGAGTACAAACATAAGTACAACAAAACAAACCACGGGCTTATGATACTCTCAAACCCGAGGATAATAGCATATGATGGGGAGATAGTTATAAGGGAAGGCTGTCTTTCAGTTCCTGATTTTACAGGAAATGTTAAGAGACATTACTGGATAAAAGTTGAGGCAGAGGATATAGATGGTAATACCATAACATTTGATACTGAAGGTTTTGAAGCCGTTGTTATCCAGCATGAGATGGATCATCTAAAGGGAAAACTTTTCCTTGACAGGGTGGTCTCACCAAAGGATATATTCAAAAGGAAGGTGTATAAAAAATAACTTCAAATATCCGATCATCAGATTAAATTTAATTAAAAATATCCTTTGAGACAGAGAGTTGATCAATATAAAGCCTTTTAACTTCAATTATGAGTTCCTGACAATAGCAAAACCTCAGGGGAAATCTATTACGATCAAAGCCGGTGAGACAGTCAGAGCTGAGGTTATTGATGTACTTCCCTCAGGTGGTGTTGTTCTCAGAATGAAAGGTGGTCATATCACTGTGAACACAGAGATACCTCTACAGAAGGACACATCTCTTCTTCTGAAGATACTGAATACCCCTGATACAGATCATAGATTGAGATTTCAGATAATTGCTGTCTTAGGCAGAGAAGGATCTATCTCTTTAAACCCGAAAGCAAGTATCACACTGAACCAGCTTGTATCTCTTTTTAGTTCGGAAGAGTTGAAGGACAGCTTTATAAAAAGTCTTGTTGATCTGCTTCCTCAAAAATTTAACAGTCTGGACAGCAATCAGAGGAATATTTTAGTATCTATTCTGCTGAATAATTCAAGAAAATTGATCCTTCAGAGTGTGCAGGAGATGTTTAAGGAGAACTTTATACCTGTAAAAAGTTTAACACCGGATAAACTTCAAAATGCTATAGTAAATACGGGTATTTTCTTTGAAAACAAACTCAGGAGAGGCTCTAATATAGAGGAAGATCTAAAGTTTAAAGCACTTAAAAATGTTCATTCAGGTGATGAAAATCTGAAGGAGTTAATAAAAACGATAGACCAGTTTCAGATAGTATCAAGGTTAACGGATGGTATATTCACATTTCTTCCTGTTTTATGGGAAGGTCTGAAAAGGGGGGATATCTTTATAAAGGAGAGAGCTAAAAACGGAAAAAGGGGCTATTTATGTATTATTGATCTTGAGTTTTCAGATATTGGAGATCTGCAGATATCAGTTTTTCTCTATGAAAAAGATCTTATGGTAACACTTTATGTAGAGGATGAAGGTTTCAGGGAGATTTTGAGTAGTGGGATAAAGGAACTGAAGGATAATCTTGCTGTTTCTTTTAATAATATTTTCCTTAAATTTAAAAACAGGAAGGAAGAAAGTATAGGGAGTGGTGATAATCTGTTTCACCTGAAGGTATGAAGGAGATAAAAAAGGCTGTTGCTTTAAGATACGACAGAGAAAAAAATGATGCCCCTGAGGTTGTGGCTAAGGGTCAGGGTTTGATTGCTGAAAGAATAGTTGAGATCGCAAGGGAGTATGGTATAGAGATAAAACAGGATAGGGAGCTTGTTCAGATACTTTCACAGCTTGATATAAAACAGGAGATACCTCCTGAGCTATACAAAGCTGTAGCTGAGATACTTATATTTATATACAGGAAAAAGAAAAAAATTAAATCAGGGGAGAAAAAATGAGTATCTCTGTTAGAGAACCAGCAGTAAGCAACGCTTTTTATCCAGGTAATCCTGAGGAGCTTAGAGATCTTATAAGACATTATCTCAGTATGGCTCCTCTTTATGATATAAAACCTGAGGCTGTTGTTTCACCACACGCAGGTTATATATACTCAGGAG is a window of Persephonella marina EX-H1 DNA encoding:
- a CDS encoding glycine cleavage system protein R — its product is MRHFVLTAVGEDRPGIVAGITKVLYEKGFNIEDSTMTRLNNEFTVMLIVTTEEDITEDELRESFDKVAREKDLYINVKEIPEDIFEKKHKVGEVYNIVVYGADKPGIVYSVAKLLSDRNINISDLRTEKSNDLYLLIAQLEFPPGMSEEELKVDIERLKEELNIDISLEKEEAVEM
- the def gene encoding peptide deformylase gives rise to the protein MEKFEILTYPDERLKKVSKPVEDFGRDFKDFVERLLYTMRNSPAGVGIAAPQVNRHIQTIIVDASEYKHKYNKTNHGLMILSNPRIIAYDGEIVIREGCLSVPDFTGNVKRHYWIKVEAEDIDGNTITFDTEGFEAVVIQHEMDHLKGKLFLDRVVSPKDIFKRKVYKK
- a CDS encoding EscU/YscU/HrcU family type III secretion system export apparatus switch protein yields the protein MKEIKKAVALRYDREKNDAPEVVAKGQGLIAERIVEIAREYGIEIKQDRELVQILSQLDIKQEIPPELYKAVAEILIFIYRKKKKIKSGEKK